In Carassius gibelio isolate Cgi1373 ecotype wild population from Czech Republic chromosome B2, carGib1.2-hapl.c, whole genome shotgun sequence, a single genomic region encodes these proteins:
- the LOC127951089 gene encoding vesicular, overexpressed in cancer, prosurvival protein 1 isoform X3, with the protein MPQLRGLLITLLFVETVAEKKYCWYFEGDYPVYFVCKTYEDCCGTQCCVRALSVQRIWYFWLLLIIGILCCCSTGYFIRRRVHPYPPPDRPEFNVAFTRQPIISPGLHQAGFHNYGDSETAVISTVYQVQTHPGHVTAVYSAVPSHYRQPPPSYEQVMQDSQKK; encoded by the exons ATGCCACAGTTACGCGGCCTCCTCATCACACTTTTATTTGTTGAG ACAGTTGCTGAAAAAAAGTACTGTTGGTACTTTGAAGGAGATTACCCTGTGTACTTTGT ATGCAAGACATATGAAGACTGCTGTGGCACACAATGCTGTGTTCGAGCTCTTTCTGTTCAGAGAATATGGTATTTCTG GCTGCTGCTGATAATTGGCATTTTGTGCTGCTGCAGTACTGGGTACTTCATTCGCAGACGTGTCCACCCTTACCCTCCTCCCGACAGACCGGAGTTTAACGTGGCCTTCACCAGACAGCCCATCATATCACCAG GATTGCATCAGGCTGGCTTTCACAATTATGGAGACTCAGAGACTGCAGTCATTTCCACCGTCTACCAAGTGCAGACCCACCCTGGTCACGTGACTGCAGTGTATTCAGCCGTTCCGTCCCACTACAGACAGCCCCCTCCTTCCTATGAGCAGGTCATGCAGGACTCGCAGAAGAAATAA
- the LOC127951089 gene encoding vesicular, overexpressed in cancer, prosurvival protein 1 isoform X2: MPQLRGLLITLLFVETVAEKKYCWYFEGDYPVYFVCKTYEDCCGTQCCVRALSVQRIWYFWLLLIIGILCCCSTGYFIRRRVHPYPPPDRPEFNVAFTRQPIISPGLHQAGFHNYGDSETAVISTVYQVQTHPGHVTAVYSAVPSHYRQPPPSYEQRLKLKQENILHFFTTSTSLNH; encoded by the exons ATGCCACAGTTACGCGGCCTCCTCATCACACTTTTATTTGTTGAG ACAGTTGCTGAAAAAAAGTACTGTTGGTACTTTGAAGGAGATTACCCTGTGTACTTTGT ATGCAAGACATATGAAGACTGCTGTGGCACACAATGCTGTGTTCGAGCTCTTTCTGTTCAGAGAATATGGTATTTCTG GCTGCTGCTGATAATTGGCATTTTGTGCTGCTGCAGTACTGGGTACTTCATTCGCAGACGTGTCCACCCTTACCCTCCTCCCGACAGACCGGAGTTTAACGTGGCCTTCACCAGACAGCCCATCATATCACCAG GATTGCATCAGGCTGGCTTTCACAATTATGGAGACTCAGAGACTGCAGTCATTTCCACCGTCTACCAAGTGCAGACCCACCCTGGTCACGTGACTGCAGTGTATTCAGCCGTTCCGTCCCACTACAGACAGCCCCCTCCTTCCTATGAGCAG aggctgaaactgaaacaAGAAAATATCCTCCATTTCTTCACCACCAgcaccagcctgaaccattga
- the LOC127951086 gene encoding cysteine/serine-rich nuclear protein 1-like, with amino-acid sequence MVVSSTHDTRTHNRWITMATSQRGGLKRKYGFPDEDAIYSSSSPSSHSDWDSDEDSPQSDSMDFVPVGSFSSSHPMPISSILKKTKLTQSKGSVRFGLVTVFLFQRCQGFGSVPSHGGCTLGMVRWHTARQQFTLEEHAEEQQRLRMERLREQHQEEKLEALKQKLIISGTLTASEAARLTVNDIPDEDTDLSSAKLKDMGSLRPCSSKRRRALLRAAGVMRIDREEKRQLQELRRWREDCGCHCQGFCEPETCACSQAGIKCQMDRSNFPCGCSKECCGNPAGRIVFNSSRVRSHYIHTHMKLELEKRLHNNNRLISTEQQSAARNRAITFPVENHSPSFLLGSEFCRQGDNSWSSDMTDTSCSSSLSLDSETDRRPSSERPTLDMDGRGLTHILRFSDSDGEGCPYITDYNLSTEATGGTSTKESNTSKSKLEYLDENANQASMECVDDPFDIPNTPSASPDHTMNCYMDLSLSSDSDLVFFDTFHEYGPSHNHFKVYSHVEYMSPLQFPRCPSPALFEDSGVSLLESLVGIS; translated from the exons ATGGTCGTCTCTTCCACCCATGATACACGGACACACAACCGCTGG ATCACCATGGCTACATCACAGCGTGGGGGTTTAAAGAGGAAATATGGTTTCCCAGATGAAGATGCCATTTACTCCTCCTCATCCCCCTCATCACACTCTGATTGGGACTCGGATGAAGACAGCCCCCAAAGTGATAGCATGGACTTTGTGCCTGTTGGCTCTTTCTCTTCAAGCCATCCAATGCCAA TTTCATCCATCCTGAAGAAGACGAAACTTACTCAATCCAAAGGCAGTGTTCGGTTTGGCCTGGTCACAGTGTTCCTTTTCCAGCGCTGTCAGGGTTTCGGCAGTGTGCCCAGTCATGGCGGCTGCACACTGGGCATGGTTAGGTGGCACACTGCCCGCCAGCAGTTCACCCTGGAGGAGCACGCCGAGGAGCAGCAGCGCTTGCGAATGGAGAGGCTACGCGAGCAACACCAAGAGGAGAAGCTGGAGGCATTGAAACAGAAG CTGATCATCAGTGGGACTCTCACAGCGTCAGAAGCAGCCAGGTTGACAGTGAACGATATCCCAGATGAGGATACCGATCTCAGTAGCGCGAAACTGAAAGATATGGGATCCCTCCGTCCCTGCTCTTCCAAGCGGAGGCGTGCGTTATTGAGAGCAGCAGGAGTGATGCGCATCGACCGGGAGGAGAAGAGACAGCTGCAGGAGCTGCGGCGGTGGAGGGAAGACTGTGGATGTCACTGCCAGGGCTTCTGTGAGCCGGAGACATGTGCCTGCAGCCAGGCTGGCATCAAGTGCCAA ATGGATCGCTCCAACTTTCCCTGTGGATGTTCAAAAGAATGCTGTGGGAATCCCGCCGGCCGAATCGTATTCAACTCCAGTCGTGTACGGAGCCACTACATCCACACACACATGAAGCTGGAGCTGGAAAAGAGGCTCCACAATAACAACAGACTGATCTCCACTGAACAACAATCAGCAGCGAGGAACAGAGCCATTACATTTCCTGTAGAAAACCACTCTCCCTCATTCCTCCTGGGCTCAGAGTTCTGCAGGCAAGGGGACAACAGCTGGAGCAGTGACATGACTGACACTTCCTGCTCTTCTTCTCTGAGCCTGGACTCTGAGACGGACCGAAGGCCTTCCTCAGAGCGACCCACACTGGATATGGATGGCAGAGGACTCACTCACATACTCCGTTTTTCTGATTCTGATGGAGAAGGATGTCCATACATTACAGATTATAATCTGTCCACTGAAGCCACTGGTGGCACATCCACAAAGGAAAGCAACACCAGTAAATCTAAACTGGAGTATCTGGATGAAAATGCTAATCAGGCCAGCATGGAATGCGTTGACGATCCATTTGATATCCCTAATACTCCTTCTGCATCTCCGGATCACACTATGAACTGTTACATGGACCTCAGTCTGTCTTCAGACTCTGATCTGGTCTTTTTTGACACTTTCCATGAGTACGGTCCAAGCCACAATCATTTTAAAGTGTATAGTCATGTGGAATACATGTCACCGCTCCAGTTCCCCCGCTGTCCCAGTCCTGCTCTATTTGAGGACTCAGGAGTCAGTCTTCTGGAGTCTCTCGTAGGAATTTCTTAA
- the LOC127951087 gene encoding Golgi reassembly-stacking protein 1, which yields MGLTLSSGGPEGGTEGYHVHGIQEDSPAVKAGLEPFFDFIISIGNNRLNQENDMLKDLLKANVEKPVKMEVYSTKTMRIREVEVVPSNMWGGQGLLGASVRFCTFQGANENVWHVLDVDPNSPAALAGLQELSDFIVGADQVIQDSEDFFSLIEAHEGKPLKLLVYNTETDKCREVVVTPNGAWGGEGSLGCGIGYGYLHRIPARPDSPESERVSPKSSPLAGTPEQEPPTNGFTEVSLMASSQSMSGLDLDTPLPPPIQRVMDPGFSEQSEVAMMNSEMADRLDLSASSIDMTNTSLAVREDIDVSGVEELQDSEVPRHNPEEQNTEEYPAGDFSSVAPPSDVSPPLSLPHPLFPNLPLDHSIPTDVASLMNSSIPSLDSSVPLIDISSLHIDPAALHLESSAPPAEYPVQSNESSPFPSETDGVSQVFSDVPQSLKSSLSEGTADLMSFDSHCAHVKDEAAPQ from the exons ATGGGTTTAACACTGAGCAGTGGTGGACCTGAGGGGGGAACAGAAGGATATCATGTCCATGGA ATTCAAGAGGATTCACCAGCGGTGAAAGCTGGTTTGGAGCCCTTTTTCGATTTCATCATATCCATTGGCAATAATCGTCTT AACCAGGAGAATGATATGCTCAAGGACCTTCTCAAGGCTAATGTGGAGAAACCGGTGAAGATGGAAGTGTATAGCACAAAGACCATGAGGATCCGAGAAGTGGAAGTGGTTCCCAGCAACATGTGGGGTGGTCAAGGACTTCTGGGAGCAAGTGTCCgcttctgtacctttcaaggagCCAATGAAAATGTTTGGCATGTTCTC GATGTGGATCCAAATTCACCAGCAGCATTGGCCGGACTCCAGGAACTTTCAGATTTCATTGTTGGAGCTGACCAGGTTATCCAAGAT TCAGAGGATTTCTTCTCTCTGATTGAAGCCCATGAGGGGAAACCACTGAAGCTGCTGGTCTACAATACAGAGACCGATAAATGCAGGGAGGTGGTTGTCACACCAAATGGTGCCTGGGGGGGAGAAGGCAG TCTTGGCTGTGGCATTGGATATGGCTACCTGCACCGAATCCCAGCACGACCTGACAGCCCAGAGTCTGAAAGAGTCAGTCCAAAATCTTCTCCTTTGGCAGGAACACCAGAGCAAGAACCTCCTACAAATGGATTTACAGAG GTGTCCTTAATGGCATCTAGTCAGTCAATGAGTGGCTTAGATCTTGATACCCCACTGCCACCTCCCATTCAGAGAGTCATGGATCCTG GTTTCTCGGAACAGTCAGAAGTGGCCATGATGAATTCGGAGATGGCAGACCGACTGGACCTATCTGCTTCTTCCATTGACATGACAAACACATCCCTAGCTGTCCGAGAGGACATTGACGTATCGGGTGTCG AGGAGCTTCAAGACAGTGAGGTTCCTCGTCATAACCCTGAGGAGCAAAATACAGAGGAGTATCCTGCTGGGGATTTCAGTTCTGTGGCACCACCTTCAGATGtttctcctcctctttctctcccacACCCTCTTTTCCCAAATCTGCCGCTTGATCATAGCATTCCCACAGACGTGGCCTCTTTGATGAATTCTTCAATCCCATCTCTCGACTCTTCTGTGCCTCTTATAGACATCTCTTCCCTGCACATTGACCCGGCCGCCCTTCATCTGGAGTCATCTGCCCCACCTGCAGAATATCCTGTGCAGTCAAACGAGTCGTCACCTTTCCCCTCAGAAACTGATGGTGTCAGTCAAGTGTTTTCTGATGTGCCACAGTCTCTGAAGAGCAGCTTGTCTGAGGGCACAGCAGACTTGATGTCTTTTGATTCCCATTGTGCACATGTCAAAGATGAAGCTGCTCCTCAGTAG
- the LOC127951089 gene encoding vesicular, overexpressed in cancer, prosurvival protein 1 isoform X4: MFIALFFHAYETLFIKPSLHLQTVAEKKYCWYFEGDYPVYFVLLLIIGILCCCSTGYFIRRRVHPYPPPDRPEFNVAFTRQPIISPGLHQAGFHNYGDSETAVISTVYQVQTHPGHVTAVYSAVPSHYRQPPPSYEQRLKLKQENILHFFTTSTSLNH, encoded by the exons ATGTTTATTGCCTTGTTCTTTCATGCATATGAGACTTTATTCATAAAACCATCTCTTCATTTGCAGACAGTTGCTGAAAAAAAGTACTGTTGGTACTTTGAAGGAGATTACCCTGTGTACTTTGT GCTGCTGCTGATAATTGGCATTTTGTGCTGCTGCAGTACTGGGTACTTCATTCGCAGACGTGTCCACCCTTACCCTCCTCCCGACAGACCGGAGTTTAACGTGGCCTTCACCAGACAGCCCATCATATCACCAG GATTGCATCAGGCTGGCTTTCACAATTATGGAGACTCAGAGACTGCAGTCATTTCCACCGTCTACCAAGTGCAGACCCACCCTGGTCACGTGACTGCAGTGTATTCAGCCGTTCCGTCCCACTACAGACAGCCCCCTCCTTCCTATGAGCAG aggctgaaactgaaacaAGAAAATATCCTCCATTTCTTCACCACCAgcaccagcctgaaccattga
- the LOC127951089 gene encoding vesicular, overexpressed in cancer, prosurvival protein 1 isoform X1 — MFIALFFHAYETLFIKPSLHLQTVAEKKYCWYFEGDYPVYFVCKTYEDCCGTQCCVRALSVQRIWYFWLLLIIGILCCCSTGYFIRRRVHPYPPPDRPEFNVAFTRQPIISPGLHQAGFHNYGDSETAVISTVYQVQTHPGHVTAVYSAVPSHYRQPPPSYEQRLKLKQENILHFFTTSTSLNH, encoded by the exons ATGTTTATTGCCTTGTTCTTTCATGCATATGAGACTTTATTCATAAAACCATCTCTTCATTTGCAGACAGTTGCTGAAAAAAAGTACTGTTGGTACTTTGAAGGAGATTACCCTGTGTACTTTGT ATGCAAGACATATGAAGACTGCTGTGGCACACAATGCTGTGTTCGAGCTCTTTCTGTTCAGAGAATATGGTATTTCTG GCTGCTGCTGATAATTGGCATTTTGTGCTGCTGCAGTACTGGGTACTTCATTCGCAGACGTGTCCACCCTTACCCTCCTCCCGACAGACCGGAGTTTAACGTGGCCTTCACCAGACAGCCCATCATATCACCAG GATTGCATCAGGCTGGCTTTCACAATTATGGAGACTCAGAGACTGCAGTCATTTCCACCGTCTACCAAGTGCAGACCCACCCTGGTCACGTGACTGCAGTGTATTCAGCCGTTCCGTCCCACTACAGACAGCCCCCTCCTTCCTATGAGCAG aggctgaaactgaaacaAGAAAATATCCTCCATTTCTTCACCACCAgcaccagcctgaaccattga
- the LOC127951089 gene encoding vesicular, overexpressed in cancer, prosurvival protein 1 isoform X5 — translation MPQLRGLLITLLFVETVAEKKYCWYFEGDYPVYFVLLLIIGILCCCSTGYFIRRRVHPYPPPDRPEFNVAFTRQPIISPGLHQAGFHNYGDSETAVISTVYQVQTHPGHVTAVYSAVPSHYRQPPPSYEQRLKLKQENILHFFTTSTSLNH, via the exons ATGCCACAGTTACGCGGCCTCCTCATCACACTTTTATTTGTTGAG ACAGTTGCTGAAAAAAAGTACTGTTGGTACTTTGAAGGAGATTACCCTGTGTACTTTGT GCTGCTGCTGATAATTGGCATTTTGTGCTGCTGCAGTACTGGGTACTTCATTCGCAGACGTGTCCACCCTTACCCTCCTCCCGACAGACCGGAGTTTAACGTGGCCTTCACCAGACAGCCCATCATATCACCAG GATTGCATCAGGCTGGCTTTCACAATTATGGAGACTCAGAGACTGCAGTCATTTCCACCGTCTACCAAGTGCAGACCCACCCTGGTCACGTGACTGCAGTGTATTCAGCCGTTCCGTCCCACTACAGACAGCCCCCTCCTTCCTATGAGCAG aggctgaaactgaaacaAGAAAATATCCTCCATTTCTTCACCACCAgcaccagcctgaaccattga